A DNA window from Motilibacter aurantiacus contains the following coding sequences:
- a CDS encoding DUF6204 family protein encodes MSTRDFRIKIRGSFEALTAEQRAALLAQAGRHDVLSARFTPEGHMSYDVAARPFFTFRFAAAGEAEEDVLEAAERAEAACRAWLDERGLAYTLNDTVAEDLSQAPLAKRQRQAQRSG; translated from the coding sequence GTGAGCACCCGCGACTTCCGCATCAAGATCCGAGGCTCGTTCGAGGCACTGACGGCCGAGCAGCGCGCCGCGCTGCTGGCCCAGGCGGGCCGGCACGACGTCCTGTCGGCACGCTTCACGCCCGAGGGGCACATGTCCTACGACGTCGCCGCCCGGCCGTTCTTCACCTTCCGCTTCGCAGCCGCGGGCGAGGCCGAGGAGGACGTTCTCGAGGCGGCCGAGCGGGCGGAGGCGGCCTGCCGTGCCTGGCTCGACGAGCGCGGCCTCGCGTACACCCTGAACGACACCGTCGCCGAGGACCTGTCGCAGGCGCCGCTGGCCAAGCGACAGCGGCAGGCTCAGCGCAGCGGCTGA
- a CDS encoding glycerophosphodiester phosphodiesterase, which translates to MWQYGPAECATVADECSLQAAYGDPAVKSPWTGTLDWWTTKDLGALVRASGASTVSANWQVHDPAQGTVASSDWYLRQSPAYFHGPDVAGLHAVGLKVVPYTINDKPTMQRVIDLGVDGIISDDPWALIEVAKLNGLR; encoded by the coding sequence GTGTGGCAGTACGGCCCCGCCGAGTGCGCGACGGTCGCCGACGAGTGCTCGCTGCAGGCGGCGTACGGCGACCCGGCCGTGAAGAGCCCGTGGACCGGGACGCTGGACTGGTGGACGACGAAGGACCTCGGTGCCCTCGTCCGCGCCTCCGGAGCGTCGACCGTGTCGGCGAACTGGCAGGTCCACGACCCGGCGCAGGGGACGGTGGCGTCGAGCGACTGGTACCTCCGGCAGAGCCCGGCGTACTTCCACGGGCCGGACGTCGCCGGCCTGCACGCGGTCGGCCTCAAGGTCGTGCCCTACACGATCAACGACAAGCCGACCATGCAGCGGGTGATCGACCTGGGCGTCGACGGCATCATCTCCGACGACCCCTGGGCGCTGATCGAGGTCGCGAAGCTCAACGGGCTGCGCTGA